The window ggatgatctcagcatgtgtagttcccaccgtgaagcatggaggagatttatttcagtgatttatttagaattcaaggcaccagcatggctaccacagcattctgcagcgatacaccgtttcatctggtttgcgcttagtgggactgtcatttgtttttcaacaggacaatgacccaacacatactccaggctgtgtaagggctatttgaccaagaagcagagtgatggagtgctgcatcagatgacctagcctacacaatcacctgacctcaacccaattgatatggtttgggatgacttggaacgcagagtgaaggaaaagcagcccgCAAGTGCTCaacatgtgtgggaactccttcaagactgttggaaaagcattccaggtgaagctggttgagagaatgttaagagtttgcaaagctgtcatcaaggcaaagggtggctactttgaagaatctcaaatataaaatatattttgatttgtttaacacttttttggttaccacatgattccatatgtgttatttcatagttctgatgtcttcactattattatacaatgtcgaaaatagttaaattaaagaaaaacccttgaatgagtaggtgtgtccaaacttttgacttatACTGTACCtcttagtgagaatttctcctttctCCATTTCAtagcataagctatggacaactaacacaattgcattttatcggtggcaatttgaatgcacagtgataccgtgacgaaatcctgaggcccattgtgtcATTCATCtgtcgccatcacctcatgtttcagcatgataatgcacggccccatgacgcaaagatctgtacacaatttctggaagctgaaaatgtcccaattcttccatggcctgcatactcaccagacctgtcacccactgagcatgtttgggatgctctggattgatgtgtatgacagtgtgtttcagttcctaccaatatccatcaacttcgcccagccattgaagaggagtgggacaacattccacaggccacaatctgCCTGATCAACTCTTTaagaaggagatgtgttgcgctgcttgaggcaaatggtggtcacaccagatactgattggttttctgatccacgcccctacttttatTTTTAAGGTATCTATGActagtaactcagtaaaatctttgtaaTGGTTGCacgttgtgtttatatttgtattcagtgtgtatatattatttacattttttgttaaatcttttgttgtttctctataatactactagccacctactgtagcaattttatgaagttggctatAGCTAGTctagataggttcccaatctcccaacctcataactatcTACCAAGAAGCTATTTCAGGCTATTTATCAAgctagagtagctagcttgtctaactatcttagttggcaagcctgctggcaaggttggtagtcTTTTGAAAAGCTagcaattactaaatgtactgaataagacccACATTCCTTTGAATATTTTACCTAGACTTTAGtagagatgcagagaagcatatttagtttctttaaaaaaaataagctcaagaggtatgcttagatatgcagaagaATATACATATTTTTTCAGACTAAATTTGCAAATTTCAGGAATGGGACCACCCCTCTGCCATCCTCGCTTACTTTGTGCCCCTTCAGATTGTTAGGCTCCTGTTCCAGACATGAAAAACATTTAATTTATCTCGCACAAATAAATGTTACATTACAAGAAATCTAGGAATGCAAGGTGAGCACACATCTGTAAACTGAAAGTGACATACATACGGTAAGGTGACAAGTGTCACTGCAACAATGTCAAAATCGATGTATTGCTTATTCCGAGATTTTCTTCTTCTGTCCGTGTCGAATTTTAGGTATCTTACACTTCTTGTCACGAACACTGACATAGCCTGAGGAACATGTGTATGTTAGCAACATTGTATCCATGCTATGGAACTTTACATTAGAACAGTGCTGAATCGGATTATTTTTCTACCTGCAGTGAAAAACACTGATCGGCATCCAAAGTAGCCAATGACAATGTGGTGGTGACGCAAGTAGCTAAATGTTGGTGTCACGTGCCCTGTCAGTAAGCAATGTTCTGAAGTAAAGCTGCTTAACTTTGGGATATGTTTAGTTGGTGGATCATTAGCTCTCTCTACAGTAAAATGATTCACCCTAATTTATGAAGCAGTTATGTAGCAGCTATACAGAATAATAAGCACACAATTATTTGGACGTTAATGACAAAACTGAAACATACTCTTTTTAAATTTGCGTTGCCAAAATACATGCAATGCACATTCATTGCTGGTAAAGTGGTATTTATTTTTGGAACTGACAGGAACCACTATTCGCGGGGAGGCGGTTTCTAGCCGGATGTATTTTGCGTGGGAACGCGAACATGGCGATCCACTGTAGCAGAACATGCCTACAATATTTGATACATTTGGCCCACGACAATGTTGACTTCAGGCTACCGGTATGCATATCAATGTCGTACCTCTCTGTCAAACTGTACATGTTGTgttatttctctccatctctaaaGATCTGGGTGTCTCATTACAGCATTTCTCCCCATACATTAGCTTGCTAAGCTAGTAACGTTACATGCTGCAAGCTGTCATGTTTGAATTCTTCAGAAATGTTCTGATTTTATTTCTTGTACATCGTAACATTACAGGAGATTAGGGCGCTGCTGTCACTCAGGGGCAAACCGTTTGATCCAGGTGAAAACTTCAAAGAAAAGGTAAAATAAGTTAGTGTCCATATGTATTATTTGCCAGATAGCcataccaatttttttttttatttgacctttatttaactaggcaagtaagttaagaacaaattcttatttacaatgacggcctggcaaaaggcctcctgcagggacggggtcctgggattaaaaataaatacaatatataaatataggccaaaacacacatcacaacaagagagacactacataaagagagacctaagacaacaacaacatagcaaggcaacaacacatgacaacacaacatggtagcagcacaaaacatggtacaaacattattgggcacagacaacagcacagagggcaagaaggtagagacaacaattcatcacacaaagcagccacacctgtcagtaagagtgtccatgattgagtctttgaatgaagagattgagaaaaaactgtccagtttgagtgtttgttgcagctcattccagttgctagctgcagcgaactgaaaagaggagcgaaccagggatgtgtgtgatttgggaacctttaacagaatgtgactggcagaacaggtgttgtatgtggaggatgagggctgcagtagataggggggagtgaggcctaagagggttttataaataagcatcaaccagtgggtcttgcggcgggttatacagagatgaccagtttacagatgagtgcagtgatgtgtcctataaggagcattggtggtaaatatgatggctgaatggtaaacAACATCTAGCccctcgagagcacccttacctgccgatctataaattatgtctccgtaatctagcatgggtaggatggtcatctgaatcagggttagtttggcagctggggtgaaagaggagcgagtacgatagaggaaaccaagtctagatttaaccttagcctgcagcatGGATATGTGCTGTGAGATGGACAGTGtcccatctagccatactcccaagtacttgtatgaggtgactacctcaagctctaaacacTTAGAGGTAGTATTAACATCTGTGGGAAGAGGtgaattcttcttaccaaacctcatgacctttgttttggaggtgtttagCAAAAAGGTTAAGAGTAgggaaagcttgttggacactgagaaagctttgttgtagagcgtttaacacaaaatgaatctgcatataaatggataagagggcttcctactgcctgagctatgttgttgatgtaaattgggaagaggattgagccttggggtgctcccttggtgacaggcagtggctgagacagcagattttctgactttatacactgcactctttgagagaggtagttagcaaaccaggccaaaggcCCCTCCGAGACACCAATAATCCTTTGCCGGCCCATAATGAAGGGAGAAGTTGGCCATGTGTCCATGCATAGGCTACTCAAATCCTAAAATCTTCTATTCTTCTCCCCAGTCTCCATTCTGGCGCCTGAATGGCTTGTCAGAGGAAGATGTCAACAGCATCATGGCCAGAACTGTTTGTGCAAAGTAAGTGAGACAGATCAACAATGGAGTTGCAATGAAAATAGTTAGATGGGTACTGCAGCATTGCTCATCAGCCCTTCTCTTCTGAGGTGATTCTCAACTTGAATGTCACAGTAATTGTAATGACCTTTTTGTGGTTATTTGTTTAATCACCTAGGTCTGCATTTGAGCTGTGGGGTCATGGCAGAACACACATTGAACTCAGGACCTCGCTCTTGAAATATCCAACAGAGAACATGGTTTGTGAGAAATTACATTACTATCTAAATAGAGGGCAAACTACTCCACTAATGTGGAGTATCTAATGTGTGTAAATTTACCTCTCCCAACAGTCACCCTTCCTACAAAAAGACTCCACATACAAAATCAATGTCTACACTTTCAACAAGACTCTAGAGTTCGAAGATAGAATTAAGAAGATAGATGTGAGTATGATACACTTGACTTGGTCCCAGTAATTTGTACTTAAGATTGAGCCCAGAAAAGTCAATTTACTCTACCTTTTGTACTGCACTATTGTGTTAAAGGGAGGCACTGATATGCAGTATGCACCATGACACCTGGACAAGTTACCCTGTGGTCTTCCTCCCCCAAGGCAATGGAATATCTCTCCTTCGAGGGAAGGGTCAATCTAAGGAACCCTAAACACATCTTCTGTCTTTTGGAGGACTATGGAACTGACCCTAACGACATCCCAGACGAGCCTCTCTACATCTACTTTGGGAGATGGGTAAGTCAGTATGCTGTGTGCTCCATAATTTCTGTGTCATTATACAAATGAGTAATTACTGTAACTCATTAATGTTATTTACCGCAGTGGTTGTTAACCTTCTTTGGTTGCCAATCATATTTTGGTCTGCCTGAAGTATTCCCTCTTGTGAAACTTATTATGAGGCCTATGTCCTTATGAGTCTTCCCAAGTCCCCCGTGTATAAGCCAGGTACCAGGTTGAGAAGCACTGTTTCATTTAGTGATAAAGGTAAGCCTATATTTGATCTTGTCTTATCAACTGTATGTTCCTTAGATTGCAGATGGCCAGCGTGAGTTGATTCGCTCTCACAGTGTGAAGAACAGGCACTTCATAGGTAACACCAGTATGGATGCTGGGTTGTCTTTTATCATGGCCAACCATGCTAGGGTCAAAGCTTACGACCTGGTCTACGACCCCTTCGTTGGGACTGGTAAGAGAAAAGTTACTTTTGGTCTTTGAACTGACACTTGCAGAAATACACTGCATTTAGCTGAACCCAAGGCTAGTCTGTGCTTATTGGaaattttttctctctctcaggtagCCTCCTGGTTGCATGCTCTCATTTTGGTGCATATGTCTGTGGAACAGATATTGATTACAACACCATCCATGGGATAGGTAATATACTAGAAATGGCCTTGTTTACTTCCTATTACCCAGAGCTAAACATCTTGTGCTTAGGCAAGCGAGTTAATCCATTTATATGATGAACATTATGTTGGTTATGCTCTTTCTATCATCTTTTTAAATACTTCAAATTTTCCTGTGCTCATATTCATgctcaaatccaattgtattgtcCTATAGGCCTAACACTTGATATGTGATATGATTACAACTAGGACCGGGACGATAACCACAATCTCTATTTTTTACATGGCAAAGAAATCAAGAAGTAGATCAAACTCTACTGGTCCTTTTACACCTGTGTgcatgtaaaatattgtgtgctatagcttggaaaataaataaatatgaatcTGGATGACAATataatgtttccaacattagggctgttttcctaaagaagttaaatccactttgtgttttgtttccttgccacgatactaaggAGTAgcgcgatactggtatcgtcccggccctaATTACAACCCAGTGCATTGCTGTATAATAGTATTTTGGTTTATTTTTCAGGCAAAGCGAGTCGTAAGAACCAGAAGTGGAGGGGTCCAGATGAGAACATCAGAGCCAACCTGCGTCAGTACGGCTCAGAGAAGCTGTATGTGGACGTCCTTGTGTCTGACGCCTCCAAGCCTATCTGGAGGGACGGAGTGCTCTTTGACGCCATCATCACTGACCGTACGTTCTTATCCTAgagctctgtgtgttctcttctcATGTAGGGTCCTCCATCCTGTAATGTCTCCTGTACAGTCATACACGAGTAAAACGTCTTAGTCTGTTGAAGTCCACATTCTTTGTGATTTGTTCAGATTTAAATCTGTTCAAATTTCTTGTCTTTCatttttgtgtttgtttaattCTCAGCCCCATATGGGATTCGGGAGTCAACCAGGAGAACAGGCTCTCAGAAGGACAGTGTAAACAGTGTGAAGCCATCTGAAGACTAGTACGTCTTCATCTTCCTCTTGAGTCTGTGTTGTTTATAGTGCTTTGTATATTTGCTCAGTTTTGAAAAAGACGGCCTATAAAACTTGCAAGCAAGCAATAGATACACTAGAGATATATAAAGTCCTCTCAGATGATGTTAAATTGTGTAAAGGCATCTTCACTGCAGTAACTGACTCTTTATCTTTCATCCAGTGTTGGAGACAGCCATGTCCCCGTTTCCATGGCCTACCACCTGAGTGACATCTTCACTGACCTGTTAAACTTCTCAGCTCACCACCTGGTCATCGGGGGGCGGCTAGTCTACTGGCTACCAATCTACAGGCCAGAGTGAGTATTGACGTGTTTATTTGTCAGGGACCATTCACAACAACCCCAGTATTGCGCCAGAGTTATCTACATACAGGTACATGGTTAATATCCATCTGTGGTCCCTGGATACAGCACTTCCTGTTAAAGCTCTAGTTTGAATTTGTCAAATATAAACATCTGGTGTTGTTCAGTCTAATGTATCGTCATGATGTTTACATGGGTTTGAGCTCACAGATGTATCGTCTACACAGTCTCCCTCTTCTCTATGTGTAAACCAAATAGCACTGTCATCAACTGTTGTGATGTCGAATAGATACAAACAGCATTTGATAAGACCTTATTGCACACAGGGTCAACCTCACCAGTCAGCTGTTTTTCCTGCTGATAAATGCTGTTATTTTTTCCCTTTACCCTGTTAgaccttatcctactcctcttctGTTCCTCCGGTGATGTAGatgttaacccaggccctgcagcaccTAGtctctcccattccccaggcgctctcatttcttgacttctgtaaccgtaaaagccgtggattcatgca of the Oncorhynchus clarkii lewisi isolate Uvic-CL-2024 chromosome 3, UVic_Ocla_1.0, whole genome shotgun sequence genome contains:
- the LOC139405829 gene encoding tRNA (guanine(10)-N(2))-methyltransferase homolog, with translation MAIHCSRTCLQYLIHLAHDNVDFRLPEIRALLSLRGKPFDPGENFKEKSPFWRLNGLSEEDVNSIMARTVCAKSAFELWGHGRTHIELRTSLLKYPTENMSPFLQKDSTYKINVYTFNKTLEFEDRIKKIDAMEYLSFEGRVNLRNPKHIFCLLEDYGTDPNDIPDEPLYIYFGRWIADGQRELIRSHSVKNRHFIGNTSMDAGLSFIMANHARVKAYDLVYDPFVGTGSLLVACSHFGAYVCGTDIDYNTIHGIGKASRKNQKWRGPDENIRANLRQYGSEKLYVDVLVSDASKPIWRDGVLFDAIITDPPYGIRESTRRTGSQKDSVNSVKPSEDYVGDSHVPVSMAYHLSDIFTDLLNFSAHHLVIGGRLVYWLPIYRPEYCEEMVPLNACLRLVSNCEQTLSSHTSRRLITMEKIKEPEETDALAHLSDPHFSPYQGHNAFREKYFSGISKRTLTGKEETNKMATNGGE